The following proteins are encoded in a genomic region of Alistipes shahii WAL 8301:
- a CDS encoding CDGSH iron-sulfur domain-containing protein, which yields MSKLKIETGSSPAEERFSITVTEKGPFLVYGRPPLAEQFIMPNEQNESWYFQEGRRFSTEAEPTALCRCGASKRKPYCDGSHETAAWDPRLTAPDESLLDKAETVEGGTLTMTDNPKYCVFARFCHPGGDAWTLTERSADPEARQLAIREASMCPGGRLTAWDRKTGSPYEFRFAPSLGLIEDVTIGSSGGLWIRGGIPLRREDGHTYEIRNRVVACRCGQSANKPYCDGTHAAIKWRDNLEGEPVGETLPEEVY from the coding sequence ATGTCGAAATTGAAAATCGAAACGGGAAGTTCTCCCGCCGAGGAGCGCTTCAGCATCACCGTGACCGAAAAAGGCCCCTTCCTGGTCTACGGACGCCCGCCGCTGGCCGAGCAGTTCATCATGCCCAACGAGCAGAACGAAAGCTGGTATTTCCAGGAAGGGCGGCGCTTCTCGACCGAGGCGGAACCTACGGCGCTCTGCCGCTGCGGGGCCTCGAAACGCAAACCTTACTGCGACGGGAGCCACGAAACGGCGGCCTGGGACCCGAGGCTCACCGCACCCGACGAATCGCTGCTCGACAAGGCCGAGACCGTCGAGGGCGGGACCCTCACGATGACCGACAATCCGAAATACTGCGTCTTCGCGCGCTTCTGCCACCCCGGGGGCGACGCGTGGACGCTCACCGAGCGGTCCGCCGATCCCGAAGCACGCCAGCTGGCCATCCGCGAAGCGTCGATGTGCCCCGGCGGACGGCTGACGGCCTGGGACCGAAAAACGGGCAGCCCCTACGAATTCCGGTTCGCCCCGAGTCTCGGGCTGATCGAAGACGTCACCATCGGCAGCAGCGGCGGCCTGTGGATTCGCGGCGGCATTCCCCTGCGGCGCGAAGACGGCCATACCTACGAAATCCGCAACCGCGTGGTCGCATGCCGCTGCGGCCAGTCGGCCAACAAACCCTACTGCGACGGCACGCACGCGGCGATCAAGTGGCGCGACAACCTCGAAGGCGAACCGGTCGGCGAAACGCTGCCCGAGGAGGTCTACTGA
- a CDS encoding alpha/beta hydrolase-fold protein → MRKCLLILFFAFAAAGASAAQIDTVAVFSAKMQREIPALVVVPDAGVGRRMPVLYLLHGFGGSYTTWQNITDLRPLADACGMIVVCPDGANSWYWDSPLDPASQFETFVAQELPDWIDARYLTIPSREGRAVTGLSMGGHGALWVALRHKDRFGAAGSTSGGVDIRPFPDSWEMKKQLGELKDNPERWNAHTVIRQAASLRDGELALVFDCGYQDFFYQVNLNLHEQLMRQGVGHDFLVRPGAHNAAYWSASLPCQMLFFQRWFARNAPQPAVTASGRRVVYIGDSITDGNWGKANGKPSSQRNLWDRNHLFGSGYMYLCASYYQGYFPDRDYRFFNRGVGGHALGDLAARWQEDVIDLWPDVLSVFVGTNDAERHLGRLLRADDPKTVPDFDFADWERTYRGLLDQARQANPALKIVLCTPFAAPCGKIVEGALGEYYPLRQRILAQCCVIVERIAADYGATLVPFHRLIADLETRLPNGDATYWVWDGIHPTPAGQRLMADCWIGAAARNGVME, encoded by the coding sequence ATGAGAAAGTGCCTTTTGATTCTGTTTTTCGCCTTTGCCGCGGCGGGAGCCTCCGCTGCGCAGATCGACACGGTGGCGGTTTTCAGCGCGAAGATGCAGCGCGAAATTCCGGCGCTGGTCGTGGTTCCCGATGCCGGCGTCGGGCGGCGCATGCCCGTGCTCTACCTGCTGCATGGTTTCGGCGGTTCGTACACGACGTGGCAGAACATCACCGACCTGCGTCCGCTGGCCGACGCCTGCGGGATGATCGTCGTCTGCCCCGACGGCGCGAACAGTTGGTATTGGGACAGTCCCCTCGATCCGGCGTCGCAGTTCGAGACCTTCGTGGCGCAGGAACTGCCCGACTGGATCGACGCCCGCTACCTGACGATTCCTTCGCGCGAGGGCCGCGCCGTCACGGGCTTGAGCATGGGCGGTCACGGCGCGCTGTGGGTAGCGCTGCGCCACAAAGACCGTTTCGGGGCTGCAGGATCGACCTCGGGAGGCGTGGACATCCGGCCTTTCCCCGACTCGTGGGAGATGAAGAAACAGTTGGGCGAACTGAAAGACAATCCGGAACGCTGGAACGCGCATACGGTGATCCGTCAGGCCGCTTCGCTCCGGGACGGCGAGCTGGCGCTCGTCTTCGACTGCGGTTATCAGGATTTCTTCTATCAGGTGAATCTGAACCTCCACGAACAGCTGATGCGGCAGGGCGTGGGGCACGATTTCCTGGTGCGTCCCGGTGCGCACAACGCGGCCTACTGGTCCGCGTCGCTCCCCTGCCAGATGCTTTTCTTTCAGCGCTGGTTCGCCCGGAATGCGCCCCAGCCGGCCGTGACGGCCTCGGGGCGGCGTGTGGTGTATATCGGCGACTCGATCACCGACGGTAATTGGGGCAAGGCCAACGGAAAACCGTCGTCGCAGCGCAATCTGTGGGATCGCAACCACCTTTTCGGCAGCGGGTATATGTATTTATGCGCCAGCTATTACCAGGGCTATTTCCCCGACCGCGACTACCGGTTCTTCAACCGCGGCGTGGGCGGTCATGCGTTGGGCGACCTTGCCGCCCGCTGGCAGGAGGATGTGATCGACCTGTGGCCCGACGTGCTGTCGGTGTTTGTCGGGACGAACGATGCGGAACGTCACCTTGGCAGACTGCTGCGCGCCGACGATCCGAAAACGGTTCCCGACTTCGATTTTGCCGACTGGGAAAGGACCTATCGCGGCCTGCTCGATCAGGCCCGGCAGGCAAATCCTGCGTTGAAAATCGTACTGTGCACGCCCTTTGCCGCACCCTGCGGGAAGATCGTTGAAGGCGCATTGGGCGAATATTATCCCCTGCGGCAGCGGATACTGGCACAATGCTGTGTGATCGTGGAGCGAATCGCAGCCGACTACGGTGCGACGCTCGTGCCCTTCCACCGGCTTATCGCCGATCTGGAAACGCGGCTGCCGAACGGCGATGCGACCTATTGGGTGTGGGACGGCATCCACCCCACGCCTGCCGGTCAGCGACTGATGGCCGATTGCTGGATCGGCGCCGCGGCCCGGAACGGTGTTATGGAATGA
- the floA gene encoding flotillin-like protein FloA (flotillin-like protein involved in membrane lipid rafts), which yields MDFQGGMIVLIVFVSLFAIWLLFYFIPVGLWFSALVSGVRISLLQLVLMRWRKVPPSTIVSSMIESTKAGLSLNPNELEAHYLAGGNVTNVVHALVSAQKANIMLDFKMATAIDLAGRDVFEAVQMSVNPKVINTPPVAAVAKDGIQLIAKARVTVRANIKQLVGGAGEETVLARVGEGIVSSIGSAASHKIVLENPDSISRVVLEKGLDAGTAFEILSIDIADIDVGKNIGAQLQMDQAQADKNIAQAKAEERRAMAVALEQENKAKAQDARAKVILAEAEVPLAMAEAFRNGNLGIMDYYKMKNIMADTQMRETIAKPEKK from the coding sequence ATGGATTTTCAGGGTGGAATGATCGTGTTGATCGTCTTCGTGAGCCTTTTTGCGATCTGGCTCCTCTTCTATTTTATTCCGGTGGGACTGTGGTTCTCGGCCCTGGTGTCGGGCGTGCGTATCAGCCTGCTGCAACTGGTGCTGATGCGTTGGCGCAAGGTCCCGCCCTCGACCATCGTTTCGTCGATGATCGAGAGCACGAAAGCCGGACTGAGCCTCAATCCCAACGAGCTGGAGGCCCACTACCTCGCGGGCGGCAACGTCACGAACGTGGTGCACGCGCTGGTTTCGGCCCAGAAGGCCAACATCATGCTGGATTTCAAGATGGCGACGGCCATCGACCTGGCGGGCCGCGACGTGTTCGAGGCCGTGCAGATGTCGGTCAACCCCAAGGTGATCAACACGCCTCCCGTGGCCGCCGTGGCCAAGGACGGCATCCAGCTGATCGCAAAGGCCCGCGTCACGGTGCGCGCCAACATCAAGCAGCTGGTCGGCGGCGCCGGCGAGGAGACCGTGCTGGCGCGTGTCGGCGAGGGCATCGTTTCGTCGATCGGCTCGGCCGCGTCGCATAAGATCGTGCTCGAAAATCCCGACTCCATTTCGCGCGTGGTGCTCGAAAAGGGCCTCGACGCCGGAACGGCCTTCGAAATCCTCTCGATCGACATCGCCGACATCGACGTGGGCAAGAACATCGGCGCCCAGTTGCAGATGGACCAGGCGCAGGCCGACAAGAACATCGCCCAGGCGAAAGCCGAGGAGCGGCGTGCGATGGCCGTGGCGCTCGAACAGGAGAACAAGGCCAAGGCGCAGGACGCCCGCGCCAAGGTGATTCTCGCCGAGGCCGAAGTGCCGCTGGCCATGGCCGAGGCGTTCCGCAACGGCAACCTGGGCATCATGGACTACTACAAGATGAAGAACATCATGGCCGACACGCAGATGCGCGAGACCATTGCCAAACCCGAAAAGAAATAG
- a CDS encoding NfeD family protein has product MEMFYIVLLVFFGLLFLVAELVLLPGVSIGAVLALVCYGSSVYLAFRDFGPVTGTVVILVILVLSVIATVVSLRAKTWQRFSLKQEIRSSSMPVIPAEELQVGDRGVTLSRLSPMGKVEIGGRTYEAKSQGAYVDQQRDVEVVGFENFSVIVKTIK; this is encoded by the coding sequence ATGGAGATGTTCTATATTGTACTGCTCGTTTTTTTCGGCCTGCTGTTCCTGGTGGCCGAATTGGTCCTGCTGCCCGGGGTGTCGATCGGGGCCGTGCTGGCGCTGGTCTGCTACGGCAGTTCGGTGTACCTCGCCTTCCGTGATTTCGGTCCCGTGACGGGGACTGTCGTCATCCTCGTCATTCTCGTATTGTCGGTCATCGCCACCGTCGTCTCGCTGCGGGCCAAGACCTGGCAGCGTTTCTCGCTCAAGCAGGAGATCCGGTCGTCGTCGATGCCCGTCATTCCGGCCGAGGAGTTGCAGGTCGGCGACCGGGGCGTGACCCTCTCGCGCCTCTCCCCGATGGGCAAGGTCGAGATCGGAGGCCGCACCTACGAAGCCAAGTCGCAGGGGGCCTATGTCGACCAGCAGCGAGATGTCGAGGTCGTGGGATTCGAGAATTTCAGCGTTATCGTAAAAACAATCAAATAA
- a CDS encoding TrkH family potassium uptake protein encodes MRVDVVLRYIGVVMLFIAMFMLLSAGISYLSGMDSAFYPLLLSSLLTALLGAFPLIFVGKREQITNKEGFCIVVGAWLVACVVSMFPYLIWGGEFSLVNAWFESVSGLTTTGSTILNDVEALPRGLQFWRMSSTWIGGMGVVMFALVVLPSMGRSKMMLSNVELSTMAKDNYRYRSQIIVQILLVVYVGLTVLSTVLLKMAGMNWFDALCHAMSACATSGFSTKNASIAYFNSPAIDTILIFAMATAGVHFGLIYATVTGKRSNIFRSEVTCWYFGMLLAGGVLIAVSLFAADIYPTLTASFRYAMFQFVSVVTTTGFATADSNTWTSFAVILLIFGSIVCACAGSTAGGIKVNRLVLAGKMMRTRLRQQQHPNAIIRIRLDGVIQENEALHAVMIFIVTYLMFILAGTVFGTMLGVDLTTSFTGAVASMGNVGPGFGEVGSMDNFSAMPAAFKVSNSLLMLLGRLEIFGLIQIFFIKWWR; translated from the coding sequence ATGCGGGTAGACGTGGTTTTACGGTATATCGGGGTCGTGATGCTCTTCATTGCGATGTTCATGCTGCTGTCGGCGGGAATCTCCTACCTGAGCGGCATGGATTCGGCGTTCTATCCCCTGCTGCTCTCCTCGCTGCTCACGGCCCTGCTGGGCGCCTTTCCGCTGATCTTCGTGGGCAAGCGCGAGCAGATCACCAACAAGGAGGGGTTCTGCATCGTCGTCGGGGCGTGGCTCGTGGCCTGCGTCGTGTCGATGTTCCCCTACCTGATCTGGGGCGGGGAGTTCTCGCTGGTCAACGCCTGGTTCGAGAGCGTCTCGGGCCTCACGACCACCGGATCGACGATCCTGAACGATGTCGAAGCCCTGCCCCGCGGATTGCAGTTCTGGCGCATGTCGTCGACGTGGATTGGCGGTATGGGCGTGGTGATGTTCGCGCTGGTGGTCCTGCCGTCGATGGGGCGCAGCAAGATGATGCTCTCCAACGTGGAGCTTTCGACGATGGCCAAGGACAACTACCGCTACCGTTCGCAGATCATCGTGCAGATCCTGCTGGTGGTCTATGTGGGGCTTACCGTGCTGTCGACCGTGCTGCTCAAGATGGCGGGCATGAACTGGTTCGACGCCCTGTGCCATGCCATGTCGGCTTGCGCCACGAGCGGATTCTCGACCAAGAACGCCAGCATCGCCTATTTCAACAGTCCGGCGATCGACACGATCCTGATCTTCGCGATGGCCACGGCGGGCGTCCATTTCGGGCTGATCTACGCCACGGTGACGGGCAAGCGCAGCAACATCTTCCGCTCGGAGGTGACGTGCTGGTACTTCGGGATGCTGCTCGCGGGCGGCGTGCTGATCGCCGTCAGCCTCTTCGCCGCGGACATCTACCCCACGCTGACCGCGTCGTTCCGCTACGCGATGTTCCAGTTCGTGTCGGTGGTGACCACGACGGGTTTCGCTACGGCCGACTCCAACACGTGGACTTCGTTCGCCGTCATCCTGCTGATTTTCGGCTCGATCGTCTGCGCCTGCGCCGGGTCCACGGCCGGCGGCATCAAGGTCAACCGCCTGGTGCTGGCCGGGAAGATGATGCGCACGCGCCTGCGGCAGCAGCAGCATCCCAACGCCATCATCCGCATCCGCCTCGACGGCGTCATTCAGGAGAACGAGGCCCTGCACGCGGTGATGATCTTCATCGTCACCTACCTGATGTTCATACTCGCCGGCACGGTCTTCGGCACGATGCTCGGCGTCGATCTGACGACCAGTTTCACCGGGGCGGTGGCCTCGATGGGCAACGTCGGCCCCGGGTTCGGGGAGGTCGGCTCGATGGATAACTTCTCGGCGATGCCCGCGGCGTTCAAGGTTTCCAATTCGCTGCTGATGCTGCTGGGGCGTCTGGAGATTTTCGGACTCATACAGATTTTTTTCATTAAATGGTGGAGGTGA
- the mtaB gene encoding tRNA (N(6)-L-threonylcarbamoyladenosine(37)-C(2))-methylthiotransferase MtaB yields the protein MQPRRVNFHTLGCKLNFSESSTLAREFERGGFVRVAPTAEADICVINSCSVTEHADKKCRNLIRKLHRRNPEAIIAVTGCYAQLKPQEIAAIEGVDIVLSNNDKGALFKRVVELSGKGRAQVYSCETDSLTSFFAAFSSGDRTRAFLKVQDGCDYCCSYCTIHYARGSSRNMPVADLVAEARQIAAGGQKEIVLTGVNTGDFGRTTGERFIDLLRALNEVEGIERYRISSIEPNLLTDEIIAFCAASPKFMHHFHIPLQSGSDRILGLMRRRYTTARFAERIAAVRRLMPDAFIGIDVIVGFPGETEADFRTMYDFLAGLEPAFLHIFPFSERPGTPAVDLPGKVPPSVATQRVAELEGLCERLHGVFCARAEGTEDTVLFESTRRDGMMFGFTGSYRRVKVPYDRSKVNAVCRVKLGAMDETHDLLGEILD from the coding sequence ATGCAACCTCGCAGAGTCAATTTTCATACCTTGGGCTGCAAGCTCAATTTTTCGGAGTCCTCGACCCTCGCCCGCGAGTTCGAGCGCGGCGGTTTCGTGCGCGTCGCGCCCACGGCCGAAGCCGATATTTGCGTCATCAACAGCTGTTCCGTCACGGAGCACGCCGACAAGAAATGCCGCAACCTGATCCGCAAACTCCACCGCCGCAACCCTGAGGCGATCATCGCCGTGACGGGATGCTACGCGCAGCTCAAGCCGCAGGAGATTGCCGCGATAGAGGGTGTGGACATTGTGTTGAGCAACAACGATAAGGGGGCGTTATTTAAACGAGTGGTTGAACTGTCGGGCAAGGGCCGGGCGCAGGTGTACAGCTGCGAAACCGATTCGCTCACGTCGTTCTTCGCGGCCTTTTCGAGCGGCGACCGCACGCGCGCCTTCCTCAAGGTGCAGGACGGGTGCGACTACTGCTGTTCCTACTGCACGATCCACTACGCCCGCGGTTCGAGCCGCAACATGCCCGTCGCCGACCTCGTGGCCGAGGCGCGGCAGATCGCTGCCGGGGGGCAGAAGGAGATCGTCCTGACGGGCGTCAACACGGGGGATTTCGGCCGCACGACGGGAGAGCGGTTCATCGACCTGCTGCGGGCGCTCAACGAGGTCGAAGGGATCGAACGCTACCGCATTTCGTCGATCGAGCCGAACTTGCTGACCGACGAAATCATCGCATTTTGCGCCGCGTCGCCTAAATTCATGCACCATTTCCACATTCCGCTCCAGAGCGGTTCGGACCGGATTCTGGGCCTGATGCGCCGCCGCTACACCACGGCGCGCTTCGCCGAGCGGATCGCGGCCGTGAGACGGCTGATGCCCGACGCCTTCATCGGCATCGACGTGATCGTCGGGTTCCCGGGCGAGACGGAGGCCGATTTCCGCACGATGTACGATTTTCTGGCGGGACTCGAACCCGCTTTCCTGCATATCTTTCCCTTCTCGGAGCGTCCCGGGACGCCGGCCGTCGACCTGCCCGGCAAGGTGCCTCCGTCGGTCGCCACGCAGCGCGTCGCCGAACTGGAGGGCCTCTGCGAACGCCTGCACGGCGTGTTCTGCGCCCGGGCCGAAGGCACGGAGGATACGGTGCTCTTCGAAAGCACGCGCCGCGACGGCATGATGTTCGGCTTCACGGGCAGCTACCGCCGGGTGAAAGTCCCCTACGACCGTTCGAAGGTCAATGCCGTCTGCCGCGTGAAACTCGGCGCGATGGACGAAACTCACGATTTGTTGGGGGAAATTCTGGATTAA
- a CDS encoding metal ABC transporter permease, with amino-acid sequence MGFFSDLIQYGYLSNALAACVLSGITCGVIGTYVVCRRMVFLAGGITHASFGGLGIAFWMGANPIAGAMIFAVLSALGIEWAGSRGRIREDSAIGIIWSVGMAVGALFMSLRPGYTSGDLSAYLFGSIVTVTDSDVAALAALTAVIIAGALLWLRPVMYTAFDRDFARSRGIPTRVISYLMAALVAVTIVLSIRIMGIVLLISLVTMPVVIVNSLSRSYRTIALAAPLVAVAGNVAGLVVSYNFEVPPGAAIIFTLTLTLIMVKLLSLRQKRLPFG; translated from the coding sequence ATGGGATTTTTCAGCGACCTGATCCAATACGGCTACCTTTCGAACGCGCTCGCGGCGTGCGTGCTGTCGGGCATAACGTGCGGAGTGATCGGAACCTACGTCGTCTGCCGCCGCATGGTGTTCCTCGCGGGCGGCATCACCCATGCCTCGTTCGGCGGACTGGGCATCGCCTTCTGGATGGGCGCCAACCCGATCGCCGGGGCGATGATCTTCGCCGTGCTCTCGGCGCTGGGCATCGAATGGGCCGGCAGCCGGGGACGCATCCGCGAGGATTCGGCCATCGGCATCATCTGGTCCGTCGGCATGGCCGTCGGCGCGCTCTTTATGAGCCTCCGCCCGGGCTACACCTCGGGCGATCTGTCGGCCTACCTCTTCGGCAGCATCGTGACCGTGACCGACAGCGACGTCGCGGCCCTCGCCGCGCTGACGGCGGTGATCATCGCCGGGGCGCTGCTGTGGCTCCGCCCGGTGATGTACACGGCTTTCGACCGCGACTTCGCCCGCAGCCGGGGCATCCCCACGCGCGTGATCTCCTATCTGATGGCCGCGCTGGTGGCGGTGACCATCGTGCTCTCGATCCGCATCATGGGCATCGTGCTGCTGATCTCGCTCGTGACGATGCCCGTGGTGATCGTCAACTCGCTCTCGCGGTCGTACCGCACCATCGCCCTCGCCGCACCCCTCGTGGCTGTGGCGGGCAACGTCGCAGGGCTTGTCGTCAGCTACAATTTCGAGGTTCCGCCCGGCGCCGCCATAATATTTACCCTCACTCTTACGCTTATAATGGTAAAACTGTTATCTTTACGACAAAAAAGGCTGCCGTTTGGATAG
- a CDS encoding LptF/LptG family permease has translation MKTIHRLVLKSYLGPMVLTFFIVMFVLMMNIVWRYIDELVGKGLSAGIIIELMTYFMANMIPMGLPLSMLLAAIMTMGNLGENYELLAMKSAGMSLVQITKPLIILVSLVSVGSFFIGNNLVPNANKKLFSTLYDIRQQKQALEFQDGLFFNGIDNMSIRVSHQEPDTHLLHDVLIYDNRAANGNMNTIVADSGYIRLSDDKKYLLVTLFHGETYEQTRNSQWFTKSALRHHTFDLQKQVIPMSGFAMGRTDADLFTSSQTKNISELQHDIDSLEIKVNAATTSSYEPLLKEQIFARDNTVLPLPDSLQVDKRDFRDLLATDSVIMLPTRERERVWNQARTLAKNSRNMFAFDESTAKEALNQLYRSKVEWHKKMSLPVSILIFFLIGAPLGAIIRKGGLGLPVVVSVIFFVIYYMISLSGEKLAKEGNWEAVYGMWLSTFILTPIAIYLTYKATNDSALLDTDWYAGKFKALKEKLVPQFKKLTKAIKLKRNGKRDCAQ, from the coding sequence ATGAAAACCATTCACAGACTCGTTCTGAAGTCCTACCTCGGCCCGATGGTCCTCACGTTCTTCATCGTCATGTTCGTGCTGATGATGAACATCGTGTGGCGCTACATCGACGAGCTGGTGGGCAAGGGATTGAGCGCCGGCATCATCATCGAGCTGATGACCTATTTCATGGCCAACATGATCCCGATGGGGCTGCCGCTCTCGATGCTGCTGGCGGCGATTATGACCATGGGCAACCTGGGTGAGAACTACGAACTGCTGGCCATGAAATCGGCGGGCATGTCGCTCGTGCAGATCACCAAGCCGCTGATCATTCTGGTGAGCCTGGTCTCCGTCGGCAGTTTCTTCATCGGCAACAACCTCGTGCCGAACGCCAACAAGAAGCTATTCAGCACGCTCTACGACATCCGGCAGCAGAAACAGGCCCTCGAATTCCAGGACGGGCTCTTCTTCAACGGCATCGACAACATGTCGATCCGCGTGAGCCACCAGGAACCCGACACGCACCTGCTGCACGACGTGCTGATCTACGACAACCGCGCCGCCAACGGCAACATGAACACCATCGTGGCCGACTCGGGCTATATCCGCCTGTCGGACGACAAGAAATACCTGCTGGTGACGCTCTTCCACGGCGAGACCTACGAACAGACCCGCAACAGCCAGTGGTTCACGAAAAGCGCCCTGCGCCACCACACCTTCGACCTGCAAAAACAGGTGATCCCCATGTCGGGATTCGCCATGGGACGCACCGACGCCGACCTGTTCACGAGCAGCCAGACCAAGAACATCAGCGAATTGCAGCACGACATCGACTCGCTGGAGATCAAGGTCAACGCCGCCACGACGAGTTCCTACGAACCGCTGCTGAAAGAGCAGATTTTCGCCCGCGACAACACCGTGCTGCCGCTGCCCGACAGCCTGCAGGTGGACAAACGGGACTTCCGCGACCTGCTGGCGACGGATTCGGTCATCATGCTGCCCACGCGCGAACGCGAACGTGTCTGGAACCAGGCGCGGACGCTGGCCAAAAACTCGCGCAACATGTTCGCATTCGACGAATCGACGGCCAAGGAGGCGCTCAACCAGCTCTACCGATCGAAGGTCGAGTGGCACAAGAAAATGTCGCTTCCGGTGTCGATCCTGATCTTCTTCCTGATCGGCGCGCCGCTGGGCGCCATCATCCGCAAGGGCGGCCTGGGGCTTCCGGTGGTGGTGTCGGTGATCTTCTTCGTGATCTACTACATGATCAGCCTCTCGGGCGAAAAACTGGCCAAGGAGGGTAACTGGGAGGCCGTCTACGGCATGTGGCTCTCGACCTTCATCCTCACGCCGATAGCCATATACCTCACCTACAAGGCCACCAACGACTCGGCGCTGCTCGACACGGACTGGTACGCCGGAAAGTTCAAGGCGCTGAAAGAGAAACTGGTTCCGCAATTCAAGAAACTGACGAAAGCAATAAAACTCAAACGAAATGGCAAAAGAGACTGTGCTCAATAG
- a CDS encoding bifunctional 3,4-dihydroxy-2-butanone-4-phosphate synthase/GTP cyclohydrolase II, with protein sequence MAKETVLNSVEEVIEDFRIGKPVIVVDDEDRENEGDFIVAAEKITPEIVNFMLKEGRGVLCAPLSEKRCDELGLNMMEENNTSLLGTPFTVTVDLLGNDCTTGVSIHDRAATIRALADPETKPTDLGRPGHINPLRARDKGVLRRPGHTEAAIDLARLAGLQPAGALIEIMNEDGTMARLPQLLETAKKFDLKIISIASLIAYRLREESIIEKGVTVPLPTEWGEFQITPFRQKSNGVEHVALTKGEWTEDEPVLVRVHSSCATGDIFGSYRCDCGEQLHKAMEMIDREGRGAVVYLNQEGRGIGLCNKIHAYKLQDEGLDTVDANLKLGFKADERDYGVGASIIRELGIRHMRLMTNNPLKRAGLEGYGLCIDEIVPIVIAPNPYNAHYLETKQERMHHTLGLEKR encoded by the coding sequence ATGGCAAAAGAGACTGTGCTCAATAGCGTGGAGGAGGTCATCGAGGACTTCCGCATCGGCAAACCCGTTATCGTCGTGGACGACGAGGACCGCGAGAACGAAGGCGACTTCATCGTCGCGGCGGAGAAGATCACGCCCGAAATCGTGAACTTCATGCTCAAGGAGGGCCGCGGCGTGCTGTGCGCCCCGCTGTCGGAGAAACGCTGCGACGAACTGGGGCTCAACATGATGGAGGAGAACAACACCTCACTGCTGGGCACGCCCTTCACCGTGACGGTCGACCTGCTGGGCAACGACTGCACCACGGGCGTCTCGATCCACGACCGCGCCGCGACGATCCGCGCGCTGGCCGACCCCGAAACGAAACCCACCGACCTGGGCCGCCCGGGACATATCAATCCCCTGCGCGCGCGCGACAAGGGCGTGCTGCGCCGTCCGGGACACACCGAGGCGGCCATCGACCTGGCCCGCCTGGCCGGATTGCAGCCCGCCGGCGCGCTGATCGAGATTATGAACGAGGACGGCACGATGGCCCGCCTGCCGCAACTGCTGGAGACCGCAAAAAAATTCGACCTGAAAATCATCTCGATCGCCTCGCTGATCGCCTACCGCCTCCGCGAGGAGTCGATCATCGAAAAGGGCGTGACGGTGCCCCTGCCCACGGAGTGGGGCGAATTCCAGATCACGCCGTTCCGCCAGAAATCCAACGGCGTGGAGCATGTGGCCCTGACGAAAGGGGAGTGGACCGAAGACGAACCGGTGCTGGTGCGCGTGCATTCGTCGTGCGCCACGGGCGACATCTTCGGCTCGTACCGCTGCGACTGCGGCGAGCAGCTCCACAAGGCGATGGAGATGATCGACCGCGAAGGCCGGGGCGCCGTCGTCTACCTCAATCAGGAGGGGCGCGGCATCGGGCTGTGCAACAAAATCCACGCCTACAAATTGCAGGACGAGGGTCTCGACACGGTGGACGCCAACCTCAAACTGGGCTTCAAGGCCGACGAACGCGACTACGGCGTGGGCGCCAGCATCATCCGCGAGCTGGGCATCCGCCACATGCGCCTGATGACCAACAACCCGCTCAAACGGGCCGGGCTGGAGGGTTACGGGCTTTGCATCGACGAGATCGTGCCCATCGTCATCGCCCCGAACCCCTACAACGCACACTATCTGGAGACCAAGCAGGAGCGCATGCACCACACGCTGGGACTGGAAAAGAGATAA